CCGCCCGAGCACCGGCTGCTGCACGGGACGTTCCGGCAGAGCAAGGTGCTGGCCGGTGAGCGGATGCCGTGGCTGGCCGTGGGACCGGACCCGGTGGTCGGCGAGTGCGCCTTCGACCTGGCAAGGCTGGTCCGCGACCGGGTGGAGGACCTGATCGCCTCGTCGTCCGGGGCGGCGACCACCCGGCGCCGGGTGAAGCGGCTCGCGGAGTCCCTGGAACTGGATCAGGAACGGCTGCGCGGCTGGACGCTGTTCCGCGCCGTGGAGTCGGGCCTGCGGGCGCTCCGGGTGGGCCGGCCGCGCGATGCCGAGCTGCTGCTCGAATTCGCGGGCTGGCTGTAGCGGGCCGGCACCCGGCATGCCGGGCAGGGGCGCCTCCGACGGCAGCCGGACGGGCACGGGCGGGCCCTGACACGAACCCGGGCACGGGACCGCCGACGCCGGACACCGGACACCGGACCACTGCTCCGGCCTCGGGCCGCAGCACGACGTCGTACCCCTGGCCCGTCCGAGGCCGGACCGGACAGGGACGTGCCGGACGGTGCCGGAGGCCGTGCCCGACCGTGAAGCCGACGGTGTCGGCACGGGCAAGGCGACCGGACCGTGTCTCCCTGCCGGAGATGACGGCAGGGAGACACGGGGGATCCGGCCGACGTGCCTCCCGAGCCTGCCAACCGGAGTCTCGCGGGGCCGGCCGTGGCGGCAGCCGTGCGCCGTCAGTGGTCGGCGGGGCGCACCGGCGGCCGGCTGTCGGTGGATGCGATGAACTCGGCGGGTGCGGTGAACAGGGTCTCCTCCACGGCCAGCAGACGGGTGTGCCTGCGGATGTGGGCGGACTGGTCCAGGATCCTGTGGTCGTCCTGGCGCGGAAAGACCGGGGCCGGTTCCGCGAACGGGACGTGTGCGAACAGCGGGAGGTCGGCCGGTGGGAGACGCCAGGACAGTTGCCGCTCCCCGGCCACCAGCCGCAACACGTGCGTGCCGCCGGGTGCGGAGTCGGCGGCCGGGGTGATGAGGGCGCTCGAGGGGTGGAGCGCCGCCAGCCAGGCGAGCAGGTGCGCCCGCTCGTGGGAGACGCGGGCCAGTTCCCGTTCGTAGGAGTCGGCATGGCGCTGCCAGCGGGCCAGCTCCTGCCGGGTGGTGACCAGATCCAGGGCGAGGCGGTCACCCGGCCCGGTCTCCTGCCGGGCGATCCGGCCGCGCGGCCTGAGGAGGCGCAGAAGCGCGGCCGCCCGGCCGACGGGACGGTCGGCTCGGGTACGGCGGGATGGGGAGCCGCCGAACCGGGGCTCCCCGGGCCGAGGTCCCGTCGGGGGTGAGGACATGAGGTACTCCGGTGGCGATGAGCGGGTGGTCAGGTCCGACGCGGCAGGTCGGGCGGGGTCCACGGCAGGCCGTCCTCACCACCGCCGCGAGCCTCCTCGCGCACCGTCCCCGCCACCTCGGGCACCACCGGCACCACCGGCACCAGCGGCACCAGCGGCACCAGCCGAAACCCCGGGTCCGTCCCTGGTGCCGTGCCCCTCCCCGGCACCAGGGGCGGCTCCGGGGTCACCGCACGCCTGCGCGCCGCGACTCCCGGGGCCGGTGTCACGCCCCCTTCTTCGCGCGTCGCGGTCGGCTCCCGCTTCCTGGCCCGCCCGGCCGGCTTCGGCGCCTCGGCTCCGAGGGGCGCCCTGCCCCGTACCGGTGACAGCGGCCCCGACTGGGCTTCGACGTTGGCGAGCGAGCACCGCTCGAGCCGGCCGTCGAGGGAGAGCAGCGGCATCCCGTCCTGGTTGCGGGAGCCGTGGAAGTACCAGACGTCCCCGTGTGCGTCGCGCTGGGGAACGGCCAGGTCGTACGTGGCGGCGCCGAGCCGGAACGGGCGCTTCTCCGCCGCGGCGGGCGCCCTCGGCGGCGCCGTGCCGGTGCCCCGGGCCACGACGGTCACCCGGACGCCGTCGCGTTGCCCCTCACCCGTGACCGTGCGGGGGCGGGCCTCGTTCCGGACGGCCGTGATGCCGAAGTACGCGCGCCACCTGACCCATTGCGCGGGATCGTCGACGCGGAGCAGGACGCCCACCCGGTCGCCCTCGACGCGGATGCCGTGCGGACCGGGGTGTCCTTCCAGGTCGCGTGCGACGGCGCGGGCCACCCGCCGGGCCCTGGCGCAGGAGGCGTCCCAGGCCAGGGCCTGCCGTTCCAGTTCGGTGACCGGCCGTGCGGCGGGGGACCATCCGCCGTCCGGCGCCCGGTGCAGCACCACGCCGAAGGAGTGCTCGGGGTCGACGAGCAGACGGGCGGAGTCCAGCGCGTGGGCCACGGCCGTGGCCTGTTCGGGCCGGACGGAATCCAGGACCGCGTGGATCAGGCGCGCGGCATGCGGGAGGTTGCCGTTCACGCGGGCACCGCCCCGGTCGACCAGCGCAGTTTCTGGAGGGCCCGGTAGGTGAGCGTCTTGACGGCGCCGACGCTCCGGCCCATCGCCAGGGCCGTCTCCTCCGCCGTCAGTTCGTCGAGGTAGCGCAGCTCCACGCAGTGCCGTTGGTGGGCGTTGAGCGTGTGCAGGACCGTACGGAGCGTCTCATGGGCCTCGACGGCCTCCAGTTCGCGCAGGGCGAGCGCGTCGGCGCCCCGGCCGTGTTCCTGGGGGTCCCGGATCTCGCCGACGGGGGTCTCCAGCCGGGTGCGCCCGCAGGACAGTTCGTCGAGGTGGAGGTTCTTCGCGATGGTGATCAGCCAGGCGGCGAAGGCCCTGCCCTGCCAGGTATAGGCGTCGATGCGGCGCAGGGCGCGGGTGAACACCTCCTGGGTCAGATCCTCCGCCAGGTGTCTGTTGCGCGTCCGGATGAGCAGGAAGCGGTACACGACGCGGTAGTGCTCGTCATAGAGGGCGGCGAACGCCTCCCGGTCGCCGTTCCGGGCCCGGGCGACCAGTTCGGGCTCCGGGCCGGCCGGCTCGGTGGCGGCGCTGTTCGGTACGGCCATAATGACCTCCGCATCTTCAATATGCTTGTAGATGTAGATTATTTGGAGGAACCTCACCCGCACGTATGCGTCCGGGGATATCTACAGTCTTCAGGTAGATGCATATTGTGTCAAGTGGCCTACGGAGCGTGAGGGGCGGGTGGGGAGAGGCCGGGATCCGCCCTCTGGGGCATCGGGGGCGCACGACGGCGCCACGGCGGCCGCAATGCTCCGGCGTGCACCCGCAGCCCACCCGGCTGGTCTGCGATCTACTTGCGCTTGTAGATATCGATGACCGATCCTGCGATCGTGACGAACCAGCAGAGCCACCCAGGAGACCCGGATTCCGGCGACGATCCCACACGTCGGGAAGCTGACCTCGCCGCTCTGCTCGAACGACTCCTGGCCGGCGCTCCGGGGAGGACGCAGAAGGACCTCGCGGCGGAGGCCGGGATCTCGTACCCGACGCTGAACGCCTGGATGAACCGGACGCGCGGTACCTCCCGCATCGACCCGGAGAAGCTGCGCGCCATGGTCGAGGTGTTCCGGCACTGGGGCGTGCCCACGACGCCCAGGGAGTTCTTCGAGGCGGCCGGCCGTCCGATACCCGGCCCCAGCGGGGACGAGCGGGAGGCCCGACTCCTCAAGCTGTACCGGCAATTGCCCGAGTCACGCCAGCGCGCCCTGCTCAAGGACGCCGAGGCGATGCTCCAGGTCAGCCGCATCACCTGAGGTCAGCCGAGCCGGACGGGACGGGCTGCCGCGCCGACGGCGTTCACGGGGCATCACACACAAGCCTCACTCAACAGATGAATATGACGAAACCCCCCACGATCACGACCGCCATCGGTACCATCACTCAGCCGCTGGCCTCCCGGAGCGGATCACTTCACGGCGTCGTGCATCCCTGGGGAGACAGTTGTGTGCATCCGTATTTGTGTGGCAGACGATCTGCCGAGGATCGCGGTCTGGGATCCGGACGAGGTCAGCATCCGAGTGGCCAGGGGATTTCCGGCCCGCGACGTGCTCCGGGAAGTACGCGACATCCTCATGATCGATCTGGGCGCCGCTTCCGGCGGCGGTCGGCTGCGGTGCTTCTGCGGTATGCGCGTGGAACTCCCGCGCGAGCTGACGCCCTGCGTCGTCGTGGCCGGCTGAACCCTCGTCAGCTTGCCGGTACCGGGGCGAGCCGTAGGGCGAGCACCGGACAGTCACCGGCGGCCCTACGGGCCCGCTTCGCCGTGCGGGCCGGAACGGGCGTGCCATCCACCAGGGGGTAGCCCCGCTCGTCGAGCGTGAGGGCGGGCCGCCGCGGGCGGGACGGCCGCGGCCAGGGCGGCCGTGCGCCACGCACCTCTGCGGACCGCTGCCGCGGCCCCCCGTTCGTTCTCCCTGGTCGCCATGACCGTTCCCCCCGCAGTGACGTGCTGTCACGCCCTACGGTCGGGGAACGGCCTGAGAGCAGGCTGTGAGGCAGCCGTACGCCCCGGCAGAACTCTCCGGGACGTCGCTTCACGTCACGCGGTCAGCCGGGCGATCGCCTCGTCGACCGTGAGCTCCTCGCGCTCACCGGTCCTGCGGTCCTTCAGCTCCAGGACACCTTCGGCGGAGCGGCGGCCCGCCACCAGGATCTTCGGTACGCCCATCAGCTCGGAGTCGGTGAACTTCACGCCCGGGGAGACGCCGGCCCGGTCGTCGACCAGGACGCGCAGACCGGCCGCGCGCAGCTTCTCGGAGACGTCGAGCGCCAGCTCGGTCTGCAAGGCCTTGCCCGCGGCGACGACGTGCACGTCCGCCGGAGCGACCTCGGCGGGCCAGCACAGGCCCTTCTCATCGGCGCTCTGCTCGGCGAGGGCGGCGACGGCGCGGGAGACGCCGATGCCGTAGGAGCCCATGGTGACGCGGACCGGCTTGCCGTTCTGGC
This Streptomyces sp. NBC_00377 DNA region includes the following protein-coding sequences:
- a CDS encoding BN159_2729 family protein, which encodes MNGNLPHAARLIHAVLDSVRPEQATAVAHALDSARLLVDPEHSFGVVLHRAPDGGWSPAARPVTELERQALAWDASCARARRVARAVARDLEGHPGPHGIRVEGDRVGVLLRVDDPAQWVRWRAYFGITAVRNEARPRTVTGEGQRDGVRVTVVARGTGTAPPRAPAAAEKRPFRLGAATYDLAVPQRDAHGDVWYFHGSRNQDGMPLLSLDGRLERCSLANVEAQSGPLSPVRGRAPLGAEAPKPAGRARKREPTATREEGGVTPAPGVAARRRAVTPEPPLVPGRGTAPGTDPGFRLVPLVPLVPVVPVVPEVAGTVREEARGGGEDGLPWTPPDLPRRT
- a CDS encoding sigma-70 family RNA polymerase sigma factor, producing MAVPNSAATEPAGPEPELVARARNGDREAFAALYDEHYRVVYRFLLIRTRNRHLAEDLTQEVFTRALRRIDAYTWQGRAFAAWLITIAKNLHLDELSCGRTRLETPVGEIRDPQEHGRGADALALRELEAVEAHETLRTVLHTLNAHQRHCVELRYLDELTAEETALAMGRSVGAVKTLTYRALQKLRWSTGAVPA
- a CDS encoding helix-turn-helix domain-containing protein — translated: MTNQQSHPGDPDSGDDPTRREADLAALLERLLAGAPGRTQKDLAAEAGISYPTLNAWMNRTRGTSRIDPEKLRAMVEVFRHWGVPTTPREFFEAAGRPIPGPSGDEREARLLKLYRQLPESRQRALLKDAEAMLQVSRIT